The following coding sequences lie in one Myxococcus xanthus genomic window:
- a CDS encoding flavin reductase family protein codes for MTQSTPEGVDARGFRDAMARWASGVAVVAIRDAEGLRATTVSSFSSLSLEPPLVVVALTEASRTLKRVEASGVFTLSILSAAQRSISVRCAKGELDAQLFDAGAFVRDSLVGLSCQVHGLHRHGDHTLIVGRVTRLHEGRPQEPLLYWERGYRTVTSLPPSDSDGA; via the coding sequence ATGACGCAGAGCACGCCAGAAGGTGTGGACGCGCGCGGCTTCCGGGATGCGATGGCCCGGTGGGCCAGCGGCGTGGCCGTGGTGGCGATACGGGACGCCGAAGGCCTGCGGGCGACGACGGTGAGTTCCTTCAGCTCCCTGTCGCTGGAGCCGCCGCTGGTGGTGGTGGCGCTGACGGAGGCGTCCCGCACGTTGAAGCGGGTAGAGGCCTCCGGCGTCTTCACGCTCAGCATCCTGTCCGCCGCACAACGTTCCATCTCCGTGCGGTGCGCGAAGGGTGAGCTCGATGCGCAGCTCTTCGACGCCGGCGCCTTCGTGCGGGACAGCCTGGTAGGGCTGTCATGCCAGGTCCATGGCCTGCACCGTCACGGTGACCACACGCTGATTGTCGGCCGCGTCACACGTCTTCATGAGGGACGTCCGCAGGAGCCCCTTCTTTATTGGGAGCGGGGCTATCGAACCGTGACCTCTCTGCCGCCGTCTGATAGCGATGGCGCCTGA
- a CDS encoding xanthine dehydrogenase family protein molybdopterin-binding subunit, producing MTKLLTLIGRRSFLEGLNLSVGGLALGVFSGGLAVAASDSSTAKSAPGLNPNVFVHVAPDGAVTIVCARSEMGQGVRSSLPVLVADEMGADMARVTVAQADGDKVYGDQNTDGSSSVRGVYDDIRRMGATARVMLVAAAARRWKVKPEACEARDHAVFLRDGKRSLGFGELVADASKLPIPKEKDVKLRPKSELRMAGKPMPLLDGPAYVTGTAVFGADIRLPGMLIAVVARPPVVGGKVVRFDATRALAVPGVKKVLELPAPKPPYTFQFWGGVAVLAENTWAAMRGREALDITWEDGPNASYDSTTYREQLTASIREPGTVARNVGDIDAALASAARVVQAEYHVPHQSHVPMEPPVALARVENGTCEVWAPTQHPQAARSVAAATAELPEEKVQVHVTFLGGGFGRKSKADFIAEVVWLAKEAGAPVRVQWTREDDVRHDYYHSVSAQQLTAGLDASGKVIAWRHRTAFPPIASTFGQATRPSPADLQQGVLDLALSVPNVRAETCEAPPHVRIGWLRSVYNIFHAFSVNAFVDELAHIRGADSREMLLEVLGPPRKASLQELGITALRNYGASVEDHPVDTGRLRGVIERVTAMSGWDARKANGRALGLAAHRSFLSYVAVVASVVKDDQGRIRVDEAWVSVDAGTILNPERVRSQMEGSIIFGMSIALHGAVTMKGGVTEQSNFRDLKLVRIGEAPRKIHVDIVPSELPSGGIGEPGVPPVAPAIINAIFALTGTRIRELPVSRTLSV from the coding sequence ATGACGAAGCTGCTCACGTTGATTGGCCGGCGCTCGTTCCTGGAAGGCCTGAATCTGTCCGTGGGAGGACTCGCCCTGGGCGTCTTCTCCGGCGGCCTTGCCGTGGCGGCCAGTGATTCCTCCACGGCGAAGAGCGCTCCGGGGTTGAACCCGAACGTATTCGTCCACGTGGCGCCGGACGGAGCGGTCACCATCGTCTGTGCCCGCTCGGAGATGGGGCAGGGCGTGCGCAGCTCGCTGCCAGTGCTCGTCGCCGATGAGATGGGCGCGGACATGGCGCGGGTGACGGTGGCCCAGGCCGACGGTGACAAGGTCTACGGCGACCAGAACACGGACGGCTCCAGCAGCGTGCGGGGCGTGTACGACGACATCCGCCGCATGGGCGCCACCGCTCGGGTGATGTTGGTGGCCGCCGCCGCCCGCCGCTGGAAGGTGAAGCCGGAGGCGTGTGAAGCCCGGGACCACGCGGTGTTCCTCCGTGACGGCAAGCGCTCGCTGGGCTTCGGCGAACTGGTGGCCGACGCGTCGAAGCTGCCCATTCCAAAAGAGAAGGACGTCAAGCTGCGGCCGAAGAGTGAGCTGCGGATGGCGGGCAAGCCCATGCCGCTGCTGGACGGCCCGGCCTATGTGACGGGAACCGCGGTGTTCGGCGCCGACATCCGCTTGCCGGGCATGCTCATCGCGGTGGTGGCGCGTCCGCCTGTCGTGGGCGGCAAGGTCGTTCGCTTTGACGCCACCCGCGCGCTCGCGGTGCCCGGTGTGAAGAAGGTCCTCGAGTTGCCCGCGCCGAAGCCTCCCTACACGTTCCAGTTCTGGGGCGGGGTCGCGGTGCTCGCGGAGAACACCTGGGCGGCGATGCGCGGGCGCGAGGCCCTGGACATCACCTGGGAGGATGGGCCGAACGCGTCCTATGACTCGACGACGTACCGGGAGCAGCTGACGGCGTCGATTCGCGAGCCGGGAACGGTGGCGCGCAACGTCGGTGACATCGACGCGGCGCTCGCTTCCGCCGCTCGCGTCGTCCAGGCCGAGTACCACGTCCCCCACCAGTCCCACGTGCCCATGGAGCCTCCCGTGGCCCTGGCGCGGGTGGAGAATGGGACGTGTGAGGTCTGGGCGCCCACGCAGCATCCGCAGGCGGCGCGCAGCGTGGCGGCGGCGACGGCGGAACTCCCGGAGGAGAAGGTCCAGGTCCACGTCACGTTCCTGGGCGGAGGCTTCGGCCGCAAGTCCAAGGCGGACTTCATCGCCGAGGTGGTGTGGCTGGCGAAGGAAGCGGGCGCGCCCGTGCGCGTGCAGTGGACGCGCGAGGACGACGTCCGGCACGACTACTACCACTCCGTCAGCGCGCAGCAGCTCACCGCCGGGTTGGATGCGTCCGGCAAGGTCATCGCGTGGCGGCACCGCACGGCGTTCCCTCCCATTGCGTCCACCTTCGGGCAGGCGACGCGGCCCAGCCCGGCGGACCTCCAGCAGGGCGTGCTCGACCTGGCGCTCTCCGTGCCCAACGTCCGGGCGGAGACCTGCGAGGCGCCTCCGCACGTGCGCATCGGCTGGCTCCGGTCCGTCTACAACATCTTCCACGCCTTCTCCGTGAACGCGTTCGTGGACGAGCTGGCGCACATCCGTGGCGCGGACTCGCGCGAAATGCTCCTGGAGGTGCTAGGGCCGCCGCGCAAGGCGTCGCTCCAGGAGCTGGGCATCACCGCGCTCCGGAACTACGGCGCATCCGTGGAGGACCACCCCGTGGATACGGGGCGCTTGCGCGGTGTCATCGAGCGCGTGACGGCGATGTCCGGCTGGGATGCGCGCAAGGCGAATGGCCGGGCGCTGGGGCTCGCCGCGCACCGCAGCTTCCTCAGCTACGTGGCCGTGGTGGCCTCGGTGGTCAAGGATGACCAGGGGCGCATCCGCGTCGACGAGGCGTGGGTGTCGGTGGATGCCGGGACGATTCTCAATCCGGAACGCGTGCGCTCGCAGATGGAGGGCTCGATCATCTTCGGCATGAGCATCGCGTTGCATGGCGCAGTCACCATGAAGGGCGGCGTGACGGAGCAGTCGAACTTCCGCGACCTCAAGCTGGTGCGCATCGGCGAGGCGCCGCGGAAGATTCATGTCGACATCGTCCCCAGTGAGCTGCCGTCCGGGGGCATTGGCGAGCCCGGCGTGCCTCCGGTGGCGCCCGCCATCATCAACGCCATCTTCGCGCTCACGGGAACGCGCATCCGCGAGCTGCCGGTGTCCCGCACGCTCTCCGTTTGA
- a CDS encoding Isoquinoline 1-oxidoreductase subunit, with translation MQPSLPVMASLSALLLAGGCKREPDAAAAQVPALPEVAPNVLRPVEAFATILDRKERSRALFLEASRVFFHPRCANCHPAGDSPLQGDEGQLHDPPVVRGPDDQGAVGMECTSCHQDKNQDLARVPGAPKWHVAPIEMAWVGKSPREVCEQLKDTKRNGGKTPEQMIEHNAHDELVAWGWNPGSGREPAPGTQAQFGAIVAAWVETGSECPSEEARP, from the coding sequence ATGCAGCCATCTCTTCCGGTCATGGCCTCGCTCTCCGCCCTCCTGCTGGCGGGAGGGTGCAAGCGGGAGCCCGATGCCGCGGCGGCGCAGGTTCCCGCGCTGCCCGAGGTTGCCCCCAACGTGCTGCGACCCGTGGAAGCCTTCGCGACCATCCTGGACCGGAAGGAGCGCTCCCGCGCGCTCTTCCTGGAGGCCAGCCGCGTCTTCTTCCACCCGCGGTGCGCGAACTGTCACCCGGCGGGTGACAGCCCGCTGCAAGGTGACGAAGGCCAGCTTCATGACCCGCCCGTGGTGCGCGGCCCCGACGACCAGGGCGCGGTGGGCATGGAGTGCACCAGCTGCCACCAGGACAAGAACCAGGACCTGGCCCGCGTGCCCGGCGCGCCGAAGTGGCATGTCGCTCCCATCGAGATGGCGTGGGTGGGCAAGAGCCCGCGCGAGGTGTGCGAGCAGCTCAAGGACACGAAGCGCAACGGCGGCAAGACGCCCGAGCAGATGATTGAACACAACGCCCACGACGAATTGGTGGCCTGGGGATGGAACCCGGGCTCGGGGCGTGAGCCCGCTCCGGGGACGCAGGCGCAGTTCGGCGCCATTGTCGCGGCCTGGGTGGAGACGGGCTCGGAGTGCCCGAGCGAGGAGGCACGGCCGTGA
- a CDS encoding MDR family MFS transporter, producing the protein MRTTHRPLTTLALALSLFMAALEATVVSTAMPTVVGELGGIQHYAWVFTAYMLSSTITVPIYGKLADLYGRKPVLLFGIVLFLVGSIASGLSTSMAMLIGFRTLQGLGAGAMQPVALTIIGDLYTLEERAKVQGAFSAVWGIAGLIGPITGGFIVKYLTWHWVFFINVPVGVGCLVLLMSYFHERVEQKPQKLDYAGAALLTGWVVALLVGVQGVGMNLWGLPVAAVLLAAFVAVERRAAEPIIPMSIFKVPAIVISSIAGALFSAAMFGATTYVPLFVQGVLGGTPTEAGGMITPMIVGWPLAALVAGKLLLKTGFRPLIVGGLGLTVVGTSLMALLLGPQAPKLVPEVAMGLFGIGMGFASTALLIAVQTSVGWELRGVATASNMFFRTIGGAIGVGLMGGVMVSQLLKDPTVPISAANALMSPDHGQDLPADLLATLSGALGTGLSINFWLICAFTVAAFTAGLFFPKVSRTTTVSTTEVAAPH; encoded by the coding sequence ATGCGAACCACTCATCGTCCCCTCACCACCTTGGCTCTGGCCTTGAGCCTCTTCATGGCCGCCCTGGAAGCCACTGTCGTTTCCACGGCCATGCCCACGGTGGTGGGCGAGCTGGGCGGCATCCAGCACTACGCGTGGGTCTTCACCGCGTACATGCTGTCCTCCACCATCACCGTGCCCATCTACGGGAAGCTGGCGGACCTCTACGGCCGCAAGCCCGTGCTCCTGTTCGGCATCGTGCTGTTCCTCGTGGGCTCCATCGCCAGTGGCCTGTCCACGTCCATGGCCATGTTGATCGGCTTCCGGACGCTCCAGGGCCTGGGCGCGGGCGCAATGCAGCCGGTGGCGCTCACCATCATCGGGGACCTCTACACGCTGGAGGAGCGCGCGAAGGTCCAGGGCGCGTTCAGCGCGGTGTGGGGCATCGCCGGCCTGATTGGGCCCATCACCGGTGGCTTCATCGTGAAGTACCTCACGTGGCACTGGGTCTTCTTCATCAACGTCCCGGTGGGCGTGGGCTGCCTCGTCCTGCTGATGAGCTACTTCCATGAGCGCGTGGAGCAGAAGCCCCAGAAGCTGGACTACGCGGGCGCCGCGCTGCTCACCGGCTGGGTGGTGGCGCTGCTCGTCGGCGTGCAGGGTGTGGGCATGAATCTGTGGGGTCTGCCCGTGGCGGCGGTGCTGCTCGCGGCCTTCGTCGCCGTGGAGCGCAGGGCGGCCGAGCCCATCATCCCCATGTCCATCTTCAAGGTGCCGGCCATCGTCATCTCCTCCATCGCGGGAGCGCTCTTCTCCGCGGCGATGTTCGGGGCAACCACCTACGTTCCGCTCTTCGTCCAGGGCGTCCTGGGTGGCACGCCCACCGAGGCCGGCGGGATGATTACGCCGATGATTGTCGGCTGGCCGCTGGCGGCCCTCGTGGCCGGGAAGCTGCTGCTCAAGACGGGCTTCCGCCCGCTCATCGTGGGCGGGCTGGGCTTGACGGTGGTGGGCACGTCGCTGATGGCGTTGCTCCTGGGGCCTCAGGCCCCCAAGCTGGTGCCGGAGGTGGCCATGGGCCTGTTCGGCATCGGCATGGGCTTCGCGTCCACCGCGCTGCTCATCGCCGTGCAGACCAGCGTGGGCTGGGAGCTGCGCGGCGTGGCCACCGCCAGCAACATGTTCTTCCGCACCATTGGCGGCGCCATCGGCGTGGGGCTGATGGGCGGCGTCATGGTGTCGCAGCTCCTCAAGGACCCGACGGTGCCGATTTCGGCCGCCAATGCCCTGATGAGCCCCGACCATGGTCAGGACCTGCCTGCGGACCTGCTGGCGACGCTGAGCGGCGCGCTGGGCACCGGGCTGAGCATCAACTTCTGGCTGATTTGCGCCTTCACCGTGGCGGCCTTCACCGCGGGGCTGTTCTTCCCCAAGGTGTCGCGCACCACGACGGTGTCCACCACCGAGGTGGCGGCGCCGCACTGA
- a CDS encoding superoxide dismutase produces the protein MPFTLPDLPYKKDALVPHMSAETLEFHHDKHHAAYVNNLNKLLDGKPEANKSLEEVILSSDGGVFNNAAQVWNHTFFWQCMKPAGGGKPTGELAAAIDRDFGSFDKFKEEFSTAAATQFGSGWAWLVLEGGKLKVTKTGNADLPMKHGQKALLTIDVWEHAYYIDYRNARPKFIETFLTHLVNWDFVAQNFKG, from the coding sequence ATGCCGTTCACGTTGCCTGATCTGCCTTACAAGAAGGACGCCCTCGTACCGCACATGAGCGCGGAGACGCTCGAGTTCCACCACGACAAGCACCACGCCGCCTACGTCAACAACCTGAACAAGCTCCTGGACGGCAAGCCGGAGGCGAACAAGTCGTTGGAGGAGGTCATCCTCAGCAGCGACGGTGGCGTGTTCAACAACGCCGCGCAGGTGTGGAACCACACCTTCTTCTGGCAGTGCATGAAGCCCGCTGGCGGCGGCAAGCCGACGGGTGAGCTCGCGGCGGCCATCGACCGTGACTTCGGCTCCTTCGACAAGTTCAAGGAGGAGTTCTCCACCGCCGCGGCCACGCAGTTCGGCTCGGGCTGGGCCTGGCTGGTGCTGGAGGGCGGCAAGCTCAAGGTCACCAAGACGGGCAACGCGGACCTGCCGATGAAGCACGGCCAGAAGGCCCTGCTGACCATCGACGTGTGGGAGCACGCGTATTACATCGACTACCGGAACGCGCGTCCGAAGTTCATCGAGACGTTCCTGACGCACCTGGTGAACTGGGACTTCGTGGCCCAGAACTTCAAGGGCTAG
- a CDS encoding (2Fe-2S)-binding protein, whose translation MTVRVRINGEEKELDVDPEMPLLWAVRDVLGLTGTKYGCGQALCGSCTVHLDGQPVRACVTPIRRAEGHSVTTIEGLSPDGNHPLQKAWVELGVPQCGFCQTGQIMCAAALLAKKPRPSDKEIDQSLAGNLCRCGTYTRIRSAVKKAAGMSEE comes from the coding sequence GTGACCGTTCGCGTTCGCATCAACGGTGAGGAGAAGGAGCTGGACGTCGACCCGGAGATGCCGCTGCTCTGGGCGGTGCGGGACGTGCTCGGGCTGACTGGCACGAAGTACGGCTGCGGTCAGGCGCTGTGTGGCTCGTGCACCGTCCACCTCGACGGGCAGCCTGTTCGCGCGTGCGTGACACCCATCCGCCGCGCGGAGGGGCACTCGGTGACGACCATCGAAGGGCTGTCGCCCGACGGCAACCACCCGCTGCAAAAGGCCTGGGTGGAGCTGGGCGTGCCGCAGTGTGGCTTCTGCCAGACGGGGCAGATCATGTGCGCGGCGGCGCTGCTGGCGAAGAAGCCGCGGCCATCCGACAAGGAGATCGACCAGTCGCTCGCCGGCAACCTCTGCCGGTGTGGGACGTACACGCGAATCCGCTCGGCCGTGAAGAAGGCCGCGGGAATGTCCGAGGAGTGA
- a CDS encoding AAA family ATPase: MEKNVHLFVRTYPGLGVAAHVLTHPHLAAFAPTLHAARLDIAAVVGRLLKRGELWDEETHWSDLRQRKTTLTVRALEHGKMLSVPLRLTVLTHGVKARPARKGALARQALRVWVPRVDVKGTLHDAADLEPFVEEMVRHELYLASLDRLHSLAYVGEEQVETLSVPVRFRDTPRARALDAAKPQRRQAPPPGLAEASRCLNEEARAGLLERAWERDLEVSRLAEAVTSRTRASVLLVGPSSVGKTALVHELVQRAEAATTGSPLHGLEVFSSSGGRIMAGMRYLGQWQERVKHMVEALRVRRAVLHLDSLSELLSLGAGDTGLDVARQLLPALESGEVSLVLEATPEDVARAERTHAAFLQSLRHIAVAPLSAQAARTALQQASHRVGRARKVRFTPDALDRAGELTERFGSGPSPGGAVSLLRAASTEPGAAGEVNAASVTRAFCTRTGYPLELVDSAIRLDPDALLRRFRERVVGQDEATLLLRNLVVTLKTGLADPSRPLGAFLLLGPTGVGKTESALALAEYLFGDVARLARFDMAEYAAPGSATRLVGEAGGQQGSLARRVREQPFGVVLLDEIEKADAGVHDLLLQVLGEGRLTDATGRTVSFRNTVVLLTSNLGADSAGRSLGFGERGVQERAAHYLGAAAAFFRPELLNRLDRVVPYRALTEDVIESLARRALEAALSREGLSRRGVKVTFGEDVVKHLARTGFDARYGARPLKRAVEQQVVAPLARWLAAQATSAPPLVALRVGAEGRIALSGLE, from the coding sequence ATGGAAAAGAACGTCCACCTCTTCGTGCGCACCTATCCCGGGCTGGGCGTGGCGGCTCACGTCCTCACCCACCCGCACCTGGCGGCCTTCGCGCCGACGCTGCACGCCGCGAGGCTCGACATCGCGGCGGTGGTGGGGCGGCTCCTCAAGCGAGGAGAGCTCTGGGACGAGGAGACCCACTGGAGCGATTTGCGCCAGCGGAAGACGACGCTGACGGTGCGCGCGCTCGAACACGGGAAGATGCTGTCCGTCCCCCTGCGCCTCACCGTGCTCACGCACGGGGTGAAGGCCCGCCCCGCACGCAAGGGAGCACTGGCGCGCCAGGCCCTACGAGTGTGGGTGCCCCGCGTGGACGTCAAGGGCACGCTGCACGATGCGGCGGACCTGGAGCCCTTCGTCGAGGAGATGGTCCGCCACGAGCTCTATCTCGCGTCGCTCGACCGGCTGCACTCGCTGGCCTACGTGGGCGAGGAACAGGTAGAGACGCTGTCGGTGCCGGTCCGCTTCCGGGACACGCCGCGTGCCCGCGCGCTCGATGCCGCGAAGCCGCAGCGGCGCCAGGCGCCACCACCGGGGCTCGCGGAAGCCAGCCGGTGTCTCAATGAGGAAGCACGCGCGGGTTTGCTGGAACGCGCCTGGGAACGGGACCTGGAGGTGTCCCGGCTCGCGGAGGCCGTCACCTCGCGAACCCGAGCCAGCGTGCTCCTGGTGGGCCCGTCGTCCGTCGGCAAGACGGCCCTGGTTCATGAACTCGTGCAACGCGCGGAGGCGGCCACCACGGGTTCGCCGCTTCACGGGTTGGAGGTCTTCAGCTCCTCCGGAGGCCGCATCATGGCGGGCATGCGCTACCTGGGACAGTGGCAGGAGCGCGTGAAGCACATGGTGGAGGCCTTGCGTGTTCGCCGGGCCGTGCTGCACCTCGACAGCCTGTCGGAGCTGCTGTCCCTGGGTGCCGGCGACACGGGGCTGGATGTGGCGCGCCAACTGCTGCCCGCGTTGGAAAGTGGCGAGGTCTCACTCGTCCTGGAGGCAACCCCCGAGGACGTGGCCCGCGCGGAGCGGACCCACGCCGCGTTCCTGCAATCGCTCCGGCATATCGCCGTGGCGCCCCTTTCGGCCCAGGCCGCACGCACCGCGCTTCAGCAGGCCTCGCATCGGGTGGGCCGCGCTCGCAAGGTGCGCTTCACGCCCGACGCGCTGGACCGCGCTGGCGAACTCACGGAGCGCTTCGGCTCGGGCCCTTCGCCCGGAGGCGCAGTGTCCCTGCTGCGCGCCGCCAGCACGGAACCCGGCGCGGCCGGAGAAGTGAACGCGGCTTCGGTGACGCGCGCCTTCTGCACCCGGACCGGGTATCCGCTCGAGTTGGTGGACTCCGCCATCCGGTTGGACCCGGACGCCCTGCTCCGCCGCTTCCGCGAGCGCGTGGTGGGCCAGGACGAGGCCACCCTCCTGCTGCGCAACCTGGTCGTCACGCTGAAGACGGGCCTGGCGGACCCCTCGCGTCCGCTGGGCGCCTTCCTGCTGCTGGGCCCCACCGGCGTGGGCAAGACGGAGTCGGCGCTCGCGCTAGCGGAGTACCTGTTTGGCGACGTGGCCCGGCTGGCGCGCTTCGACATGGCGGAGTACGCCGCGCCCGGCAGCGCGACCCGGCTGGTGGGAGAAGCGGGAGGCCAACAAGGCAGCCTGGCGCGGCGCGTCCGCGAGCAGCCCTTCGGCGTGGTGCTGCTGGACGAAATCGAAAAAGCGGACGCGGGCGTCCATGACCTGCTGTTGCAGGTGCTGGGCGAAGGGCGCCTCACCGACGCCACGGGCCGCACCGTCAGCTTCCGCAACACCGTGGTGCTGCTCACCAGCAACCTGGGCGCGGACAGCGCGGGGCGCTCGCTGGGCTTTGGGGAGCGCGGCGTCCAGGAGCGCGCTGCGCACTACCTGGGGGCCGCGGCGGCCTTCTTCCGGCCCGAGCTGCTGAACCGGCTGGACCGGGTGGTGCCCTACCGCGCGCTCACGGAGGACGTCATCGAATCACTCGCCCGGCGCGCGCTGGAGGCGGCCCTCTCTCGCGAGGGGCTCAGCCGCCGGGGCGTGAAGGTGACCTTCGGCGAGGACGTGGTGAAGCACCTGGCACGCACCGGCTTCGACGCACGCTATGGGGCCAGGCCTCTCAAACGCGCCGTGGAGCAGCAGGTGGTCGCGCCCCTGGCGCGGTGGCTGGCGGCTCAGGCCACCAGCGCTCCGCCCCTGGTGGCGCTCCGCGTGGGAGCAGAGGGGCGGATTGCGTTGAGCGGCCTCGAATGA
- a CDS encoding ATP-dependent Clp protease ATP-binding subunit encodes MANVCDLCHQRPATTRVTRVMGNRRTTESLCDVCSSQRSRFGRMGLGTSLFDQFFSDFGEEDFGGLSRSLQQPVERYDITEAFSDETRRVLEAAFEAARSAGAASIDTEHLLVALAKDPLGRTALSRMKLDPARVAERAESEMRRGKRPMERPELSPHAKRALELAYQEAYELGHSYVGPEHVLLGLLHEGEGLASEILREQGAQHGKARAAVAEALAPSSEARRSPTPTLDEYCRDLTSLASEGKLDPVVGRANEIETTLEILSRRTKNNPVLIGEPGVGKTAIVEGIAQRIISAAVPDTLRDKRVLQLDLSGLLAGSKYRGEFEERLKKVMDEVKEHSEEIVLFIDEIHTIVGAGAAEGAMDAGNMLKPSLARGELHVIGATTLDEYRKRIEKDAALERRFQPVVVPEPTAEQAIEILRGLKDRYESHHRVRIADEALVAAVELSDRYVTGRFLPDKAIDLVDQAAARVRLRLTLPPERLVNAEHEVVKVKRSLDEARGRKAGPRIQELESKLNAAEREVQSAQKERRTQKSGETPEVRAEDVAEVLSRMTGIPVTQMTEDERKKLLELESRLHERVIGQDEAIRVLSQAIRRARAGLKDEARPIGSFLFLGPTGVGKTELAKTLAELLFGDEKALIRFDMSEYMEKHTVSRLVGAPPGYVGYEEGGQLTEAVRRRPYSVLLFDEVEKAHPDVFHMLLQVLDDGRLTDAQGTVVNFKNTVIIGTSNLGSHLIQESTARKEPQERMRERVMGVLKGHFPPEFLNRIDETVVFEPLNRAQLRAIVDLMLEKTRRLLHGQGIALEVTPAALEALVDKGWDPTFGARPLRREIQRAIEAPLAEKLISGDIHENSRVRADFKDGKFRFDEVEAAEAEGEPAEASAVH; translated from the coding sequence ATGGCCAATGTCTGCGACCTCTGCCACCAGCGCCCGGCGACCACCCGAGTCACTCGCGTCATGGGGAACCGGCGGACCACCGAGTCCTTGTGCGACGTCTGTAGCAGCCAGCGCTCGCGCTTCGGCCGCATGGGCTTGGGCACGTCGCTCTTCGACCAGTTCTTCAGTGACTTCGGAGAAGAGGACTTCGGGGGGCTGTCGCGTTCACTCCAGCAGCCGGTGGAGCGCTACGACATCACCGAGGCCTTCTCCGATGAGACGCGGCGCGTACTGGAAGCGGCCTTCGAGGCGGCGCGAAGCGCGGGTGCGGCTTCCATCGACACGGAGCACCTGCTGGTGGCGCTCGCGAAGGACCCGCTGGGAAGGACGGCGCTCAGCCGCATGAAGCTGGACCCGGCCCGCGTCGCCGAGCGCGCCGAGTCCGAGATGCGCCGTGGGAAGCGCCCCATGGAGCGTCCCGAGCTGTCGCCGCATGCGAAGCGCGCACTGGAACTCGCGTACCAGGAGGCCTATGAGTTGGGGCATTCCTATGTGGGGCCCGAGCACGTGCTGCTGGGGTTGCTCCACGAAGGCGAAGGCCTGGCGTCGGAGATTCTGCGCGAGCAAGGGGCCCAGCACGGCAAGGCACGCGCGGCCGTCGCGGAAGCGCTGGCACCTTCATCCGAGGCACGTCGGTCGCCCACGCCAACGCTGGACGAGTACTGCCGCGACCTCACGAGCCTGGCCTCGGAAGGGAAGCTGGACCCGGTGGTGGGGCGGGCCAACGAAATCGAGACCACGCTCGAAATCCTCTCGCGTCGCACCAAGAACAACCCCGTGCTCATCGGGGAGCCGGGCGTGGGCAAGACGGCCATCGTGGAGGGCATTGCCCAGCGCATCATCTCCGCCGCGGTCCCGGACACGTTGCGCGACAAGCGCGTGCTGCAACTGGACCTGTCCGGCCTGCTCGCGGGCAGCAAGTACCGCGGCGAGTTCGAGGAGCGGCTGAAGAAGGTCATGGACGAGGTGAAGGAGCACAGCGAGGAAATCGTCCTCTTCATCGACGAGATTCACACCATCGTCGGGGCGGGCGCGGCGGAGGGAGCCATGGATGCGGGCAACATGCTCAAGCCCTCCCTGGCGCGCGGCGAGCTGCACGTCATTGGCGCGACGACGCTGGACGAGTACCGCAAGCGCATCGAGAAGGACGCCGCGCTCGAACGCCGCTTCCAGCCCGTGGTCGTCCCGGAGCCGACGGCCGAGCAGGCCATCGAGATTCTGCGAGGCCTCAAGGACCGCTACGAGTCCCACCACCGCGTGCGCATCGCGGATGAGGCGCTGGTGGCGGCGGTGGAGCTGTCGGACCGCTACGTCACCGGGCGCTTCCTGCCGGACAAGGCCATCGACCTGGTGGACCAGGCTGCGGCCCGGGTGCGCTTGCGGCTCACGCTGCCGCCGGAGCGGCTGGTGAACGCCGAGCATGAGGTGGTGAAGGTGAAGCGCTCGCTCGACGAAGCGCGAGGCCGGAAGGCGGGGCCGCGCATCCAGGAGCTGGAGTCGAAGCTGAACGCCGCCGAGCGCGAGGTCCAGAGCGCGCAGAAGGAGCGCCGCACGCAGAAGTCCGGTGAGACGCCGGAGGTCCGCGCCGAGGACGTGGCGGAGGTGCTGTCGCGCATGACGGGCATCCCCGTGACGCAGATGACGGAGGACGAGCGCAAGAAGCTGCTGGAGCTGGAGTCGCGGCTGCACGAGCGCGTCATCGGACAGGACGAGGCCATCCGCGTGCTGTCACAGGCCATCCGGCGGGCGAGGGCGGGGCTCAAGGACGAGGCGCGTCCCATCGGCTCCTTCCTCTTCCTGGGCCCCACGGGCGTGGGCAAGACGGAGCTGGCGAAGACGCTGGCGGAGCTGCTCTTTGGTGACGAGAAGGCGCTCATCCGCTTCGACATGAGTGAGTACATGGAGAAGCACACCGTGAGCCGGCTGGTGGGCGCGCCGCCAGGTTACGTCGGCTACGAGGAGGGCGGGCAGCTCACGGAGGCCGTGCGGCGGCGGCCCTACAGCGTGCTCCTCTTCGACGAGGTGGAGAAGGCCCACCCCGACGTGTTCCACATGCTGCTCCAGGTGCTGGATGACGGGCGGCTCACGGACGCGCAGGGCACGGTGGTGAACTTCAAGAACACCGTCATCATCGGCACCAGCAATCTGGGCTCGCACCTCATCCAGGAATCCACCGCGCGGAAGGAACCGCAGGAGCGCATGCGGGAGCGCGTCATGGGCGTGCTCAAGGGGCACTTCCCGCCCGAGTTCCTCAACCGCATCGACGAGACGGTGGTCTTCGAGCCGCTCAACCGCGCGCAGTTGCGAGCCATCGTGGACTTGATGCTGGAGAAGACGCGCCGCCTGCTGCACGGCCAGGGCATCGCGCTGGAGGTGACGCCCGCGGCGCTGGAAGCGCTGGTGGACAAGGGATGGGACCCAACCTTCGGCGCGCGTCCACTCCGGCGTGAAATCCAGCGCGCCATCGAGGCACCGCTCGCGGAGAAGCTCATCTCGGGCGACATCCATGAGAACAGCCGCGTGAGAGCGGACTTCAAGGATGGAAAATTCCGGTTTGACGAAGTGGAGGCCGCTGAGGCGGAAGGCGAGCCGGCTGAAGCGAGTGCCGTTCACTGA